The Perca flavescens isolate YP-PL-M2 chromosome 8, PFLA_1.0, whole genome shotgun sequence DNA window TTTTCTCGTGGATCCCTTTGTTTAGTAAGAAAAGAGATACATAGATTAAGTAGCCAAGCTGAGCTGTTGGATGGAGTTAGTTGCTTTTCTGGTAACATTCAAGTTGAAGTCAAGTGCACTAAGATGGCCATTAACATTGCAAGTGTATGCAGAAGCCTTCAGAGCCAGTAGCCCCATCCAGGTACATATCCCCAGCTGCCACTGGTTCTCACCTCAAATAGCATCATGAGGAATATCCACAGACGACAGCTATGCAGAGGCAGAGCAACCAAATACTGTGTAGAAGAGAGGACAAAACCATCGCAGCAGGTTATTATTGCATTGTTTGTTTGGGCCAATAGCCCTATTATCTCTTTACTGCAAAAATGACTTGTAGCCTCTGACCCTCTTTTCCCACTGCTGTAATCTGTTTAAATGATGTTTGTATATGTGCCAACATAAATGTAATACATATAAATGAATGCTTTGAACAGTTTTAGTCTTATTTTATCagccagcgagatctacgtcattttgatgTCACATTGGCGCGCGACAGGTCGGGTGCGGCGACTGTAAAGAGGCCCTTAGTGAGACGTTTGGTTTAGGAGCCGGAGCCAACTCCAGTAGAGTTCACACTTTATTCACATTAACAGTATTGGGTCTATGCAAATCTACTCAGATAGTCTTGTGAGTGACTGTCTTCTCAGCTACCTATCTCTGCTACCAAACTATTCATGTTATTAGTTAAAGAGCGTTTAATGCAATATCAGACTGTACCTCTAAAAGAGCAGCTGACATCAGGAAGACCAGTAACTCTGCCTGTAATGGGGGCACGTTCTTTTCCACCAGCCGAGTGTATACATGTCTTCACACCAGTGGAGACACAGAGCAAAGACAAATAAGAGATGGAAGCAAAAGtcagggggaaattatttggCAGTCGAGTCATTTCAGTGAAACTTGAGGCATGTTTGATAATACCTGTGACACCATTTCTGAAAGGGAATATTCCAATTCTGCCAAAAAGTGATCAGAGTTGTAGCGTTCCTGTAAATGAAAGGTGAAAGGCCATGAGCCAGCgcagaatgagaaaaaaaaacacaatgtgcaAAAATTGTTTTTGTGCAACTGACCACCAATCACCATAAAAATGACGATCACCGAAGCGTAGCAGTTCTGCACAGAAATTCAGGTAGGAGTGactcaagaagaagaagaggagccAGAGGAAATGGGTTGGTGCCTGACAAGAAAATATGTTACCAATACCAACATACCATTTAACAGTTATCTCtgctatctctatctctattaTTGTGTCATGTACAATGAAACTTTTATCTGTAATTATCATGCCCAAACATGCTCCTCCTCCCGCTCCGTATACTTGTTATCATCGCCACCATCTGGGACTACTTTCTTCACAGAGAATACATCTGTCTACATGATCGCACTCTGACATATTACACTGTAAAATAACCACCAAGAGTCAATAGAATGTcagtaaaaatgttaaaataaataaaaatccctCACCACCAGTCCCACCAGGTGCTCCACTCTCATAGTGATGTCCATACTCTATGTAtaagatttatttaaaaaaaaaaagttaattccACGGATGTGGATGTGGTGTTTGCTCTGATATTTACAATTAAGAAGGATAAGAATTGTGCTTCACTCACAGAGAAGGAGTTTTCTGATCTCTGGAAGATGGGTTCAATCCactgagaggaaaaaaagaaaatgtatttagtatAGTACCGTGTAAAAAGATTACacctcttcaatgttttttaagccaaggacccaaTATCTAAAGAGAGACGGAGcggggaccccctactacatattttataaaattaagttgcatattaaactgggcttacaataaaagcctaaagcctttatacataccttttttactGCATAGAAAATTAAGCTATaataaaaagttgttttaatattaaacatgtgACATAGTGACTCTTTAAGGATgacctgtatctgtggatgactAACTAACCTACAGTattggccagtaagcctatcagcaatgtgtttttacacaaacaggctgatttatatttgctaataatatgttggactcATGTTAAGAAATTTTAATTTTCGGAAAAAACGTATCAAAGGAACTCCCTTCATCCATATCCCAGATGAAGGTCTAGTACCCAAACGTTGCCTActattgaatttattttttgcaagttagacagcgtgcgggagtttctttgcaacttcCGTCCTACTTATCCCCCTCCGACACACCTGTCTCACATTATAGACGTGCAAAGTATTATTCTGTGCTGAAAAAacttttacaataatttggaggcccccctgtaataactctgaggaccccttaggtggccccggaccccctgttgaagatctctggacTATACCATGGCCGAGTTAGGTTCATTTTCTCCTTTACATTAgcttctcttccacttgtctcTGTAACACAGTGACTATGTTTAtgtgcacataatattccggtttttgcccttattccaaaaaagaTGATATTtggactaagctgtttacatggctaatgaaagtgaatatgtGGCCGTGCAAAATAAGATTTTCCaagaagtccaagtcgagtcacgagtccagagaatagtgATTTGAGTCGGACTTGAGTCCGAGTCCAGCACtcgagtactccatcactgTACAATGTACCAGTGTTTTCTCATATCGGGTACAGTATCTGCTACTGTACtggacatgtactgtatgtacgtaGACATATGTACCTATTCAGAACATGATATATGCACTTGCGATTCAGACAAAACGTGTACAGTATACTACACTTCAGATCACACATACATGACATACAACGTTACAATACACTATACAACAAGTAGAGACGTAATTGTGTACTAGTACATTGATAATATTGATACTACACAGTAACATATTGTATAATACAGGAAGACCTTTAACCAGCTGCTGTACCTGCTGCACAATTCCAACCATGATCTGGATAACGGTCACCTGAAGGTAGAAAATGCCACAATTAACAAGCTGTAGTGCTTTTATCCATGACACCTACATGATATCTGGACACAACTATATGTGTCTCCTTTCAAAATATATCCACTGCATCAATCAAAGGTCATGTTAAAACTGCTTCTTGCTGTGTCCATGCCAAACATATAGAACCTCTTCAAACTTGTTAATTATACATAGAGCTGTGGATCATTTACGCATACAGACATTGATATGCAAATACGAGGCAACTGAGTTAATCTTATGTAGTTAATTTAATCAGTTCAAGTGGCAAAACAATTTTGctacttttagttttttatcaATTAAGGGTTGTGAGTTACATTATTTCAGCAGTATAAACAATTATGGAAGATTAAATgcctaaaaaataaagaaatgtattttatttaagaaATTTGTTTTTACTTCGGCATTTTAAAGCTATACTGcgttaacctgactccaccagatggatcacttcacatttgctcggcatatccatctgggaactttccgttgaagaacttttgggaaggggcgaaaatcctggttagctgattggataaaccatctgtctatcatcacctatgttggtcaagagcaaaaacatcttttcctctgagaaaagcctccactgccgttttttgctcttctttcaatgaaggaatactttctaatttggataaaacttgcctgatagctacgctcatctcatccatggaatgttgtttagactgaacagtcgcttctcgttgcgtcacacctaaacccgcctcaaaaccaacgctgattggtcggtcgtttggcaaacggctccacattttctctatctcaagatgccagactgatctgcgagtagaaaactggagctcgccagatcaggacgctCTCACCAGGCTAATAgcgtgtagtttctgtctccctaCCATACGcagtagcctgacgtgcacctctcaaaaaatgtaaactaagCAGCAACGCACGCCGCTCGGCCGTGGcgtggtagcgttgcatttcccccgactcatctCCTGGTTCTCCATCTCCatcaacaacatgaaatcaaggagaaggttaacttctcctgctccagatctcccaccagtggtcagaaagaacaggggggacactttggttctctcactaggactctagagtcactactcactctgaagataatctccatcactctctcattcactctaccacacaccccccccacacatacacacacaccccggccctgctattctcttaaagagattgaCTCACACACCAACGTACAAGTAGAAACTTCAGGCCCCTTATGTAAGCCacggcgaaagctctgtgtAGATCTTAAAAGTGCATCAAGCCCTGAGTAATAATGGTGCCACTGCTCACCATTTCCAGCAACCTGTGCAGTAGCTTATTGATGTGGACCTTAGGGGTACATGGGAAGTCTCTCTGGTAGCACAGGGTAGGGGCAAATAGGAAATAATAAagatctgaaaaaaagaaaaacagagtcACAGAGGACAAAATGTATCACTGCAAGTTAACATGAAGAAATCAAAAGTATCATCTTATGAATGATGAGCAGTTTCACCTTGGAAAGTAAGCTCCTCCTTGTGGGCTTTTTGTGCAACAGAAACATTCTTATCCCTCTCTGTaaacacacagataaaaaaagCACTAGTTGTTGGAGCAGTTTTTGTTCTGAATTTAAATCACAACttacaacatttatttatatatatatatatatatatatatatatatatataaacatacacacacatgcatacacatacacacacaaacacacacacacacacacacacacacaacttacaCACCCCATCCCGGTCTCTCAGGTCTGTTAATCAAAATCTGCTATCCACGCCACGCACTCGTCTGAAGACATGTGGGGACAGAGCCTTAGAGGCGATGGCGCCCAGACTCTGGAATGCTTTACCTCCCAGCATTAGATTGGCTGAGAATGTGGACTGTTTTAAGGGACAAGTGAAGACTCACTTGTTCAGGCTAGCTTTTGGGTAgcctatgtcttttatttatttgaaaattgtttctgttgtatttgtattttattctattgattatttttaccatgttttattgtctatgcacattgtaaagcactttgtgaccttctgcgtctgtgaaaagcgctgtataaataaaattgacttacttacttacttacttacttacaacGTACAAATTCTGGTGTTGAAACGATACCTGCATCAGTTAAATGAGCCTGTCGGTACCAGCGATTAGTTTCCTGGTATGAATACAGCTTCATCCCCAGAGCCGTGTAGAACCAGAGAGAGAAGAACGCTCCAcctggtggacaaaaaaacagaaacatcccAGCAATGGTGCAACATCATTCAGaacattacaaaaataaaatgtgtcagGGCTCTGAAACAACCGTGCCTGTAGGCTGGAAAGGTCACTGTCTTTCTTTTAACTCTTCAGTCCATCACTACAAGCACATTTCTTTTTCAGACAAATATTGGTCTAACAGAACTTGACTGCAAAATGTACCGATGATGGCAACTTTTCAAGATGTCAAAAATGCTGTCACATAGTTATTCATTTGCTGAAACAAGCAGAAAAAAGACTTAACTGATATCCattagctgttttttttgttactgcatTTATGTACAGAAAATatgagatgatgatgataatgatgcaCATGTTTAAAGCATAGTTGTTACCTGTCGATATTGTATGCTCATGTACAATGACTGCCGCAGGGAATAGCAGCAGCAAGCCCAGATTTGTGAGATGCAAACGATGACCGTTGGTGGGGGACAGCATACCCTGACagaagtaaatggaacacaagTGCTGACCTTTCCATGATAATTATTATAACTGACAAATGCTCAACAAATCGCTTGTTGATGCATTAAATAAATCAGAACAGCCTTTATCGAaatgaaagagacaaagaaaatgcACCAGGCTCACCTTTTCCTGAGACCTCTCGAGGAGCAAAGCTGTAATGGCAAACATATTGGCAGCTGAAAAGAAATACAGATATTTTGTTAATTCACAATGACAGGCTAACGCCTAGTTCACGCTACACAACTTTAGCCCTGATTTTCCACTTAGCGACAGTTTTTATAGCTCCCTGACAAAAGCCCCAGATCAGAGACAATTCAGCGTTGACTCGGCGCTCACAAATCGGCACGTAAACTGATCAAAGACGCTCGCTGGTGCCTCGTAGAAACATTCCAGTCTGTCAGGGAGCTACAGCCAATGAGACAGCAAGACATGGGTTGAGAGGGGTCACCTGTAACAATAGGaactttactgtatgtgttgcatTTGAAACATGGTCCAAAGTTGTTGTTGCACCTAGAGAAAAGAGGTTATAAATAGTAAAGACGTGTGGAAATAGGCTTTTTTGTGGGCATGGTCtagttgcattgtgggtgatGTAGGCactacattttgacaaaaaagaagaatatATGGAATAAAAAAGATATCTCTTGTTCTGCTGCAtagatttttataaaaaaaaagttaagccTGTCCATCACGAGTCTGACAATGGTACAACAGCGCAATATAAATGGTTGAAGTGCTCTTTTAACTAAAAGGAGATCTACTGTAATTTGGGCTATTGGTTCTTGTGCTGCAGTTCTATCTAAAATAGTTCCTCACCTAATATGAGATTTACAGATGGCCAGTTGCAGTTGTCCTCAATCAGATGCTCCAAGACCTTTTTGACATCTATCAAAAAGCCATGTCTGTcagggggaagaaaaaaaatagatacatatggaaaattgtatatggtttgacaaaaaaaaaagagtcttaactcaaggtccacttttTGAGTTTTTGACTGAATTTCCCCCCAAGTGAGTTTTATTAGAAAACAACTTTTGCAGttccatctgctgatgaagactgtGAAATGCGGTTGAAAGCCCCAGAAAAGTCAGTAAGTGGGCtttgattttttcttttttgtggaaCTGTTTAATTGATAATGACTGAACTTTCACCCTCTCTTTCTACTCTCTTATGACAGTTTGTTCATAATGATTTTAATAAGAATAAAATTAGAATCTAATATCAGATTATAATACTGTGCGTACAGTATGTGTGGGCATTTGGAATTGAGGATGTAAAAGTTGATCAAATTCAAGTAaaaatatatgtgtatacagTCTGCATGGGTGTATCTATATACTCACTGTATGAAATTCTCCAAGAACAAGTGAGCATGAGTCAGGACCTGAAAGTCAGACAGTAAAACACCGTCCGTTAATTAGTCCTAGGTTCTTAAATTGAAAGTACATGTTTGGTAACTCTAATGAATATGTATCATAAGACCAAAAGGAGAAGAGGGAGGAAACTGACCAGGAGAATGATGATCCAGTTGAGGATGCCTCTGTAGCCGGTGAAGCTGCTGTTGGAGCTCAGCAAAGAGTCTTGGGAACGATGACAACTGGACAGAGAGACTGTTAATAGTCATCATCATTTGTGAGgcttattttttcatttatttatctttttccaATTCCAGTGTGACTGCACCTTTACTCAGATATTCCCCATGTAGATGGATGTTTACGTGCAGCAGATACTATACAATATCCAGGACAACAACCTACACTGTAAACAAGTCCATCTCACAGTATcttactgttttaatgttaaacaggatcatactgtaaatagcaatgcattctgggtaaaaaataataatattacagcACTATTTGCGAATGTTACAGATGACAGGTATTAACTGTTAATACCAATGCATTTtaggaaaataaaggaaaaggtgGGAATTACACTGCAGCCAGTATATAACTGTAAATTCAAATAAGACAGTAAGAAACTGTCTATTCACAGTAAAATACCTTAAAgtttaaaaacctggaggaagTCCAATAGCTGAAATGCATAATCTGGAACTGAATGAGGCGCACCCTCACATCGCGTGACAGTTTTAATATTCCTACAGATTCTGTCCCACTCCTCATCATCTAGTGTAGTATTAAAATCCCTTTCCCATGTTTTAATGCATAAATTGAAAGAACTGACGTTTCACTGAAATTGTAGTTTTATATGATTTCACGTGACTGACAACAAATAAAACTGATTGATATAAAATATCTGAATACTTTCTCCACATTTCATGTCTTGAGTCTGCCACTTGACAGCTATGAGTGATGGAGCTCACCAGAGCAGAGCTGCACAGGCATGTTCTTGTTCACTGGGTGGATCAGTGGCCCAAATGGGAACGCTGTCATAGAGGCCTGCACTGTTTTCTTCAgccgaggaagaggagcagaaggagGAAAACCTCTTCCTCATCGCAGCCATCTCTGAGTCAGAGGGCTCCTCCACAGCAGGGGTTTGGAGATTTGAATGGTTGAATTCACTTTAGGAAAAACATTAATGGGTTTATCATATACTTTGTTGTGAGATAACATATCTTTATCACGTCTTACCAGATCGAAACATGAAATATTAAGATAATAGCTTTCATCTCCTTTATCTtagagggaaaaaaactaattgtaTTAAACTGTATAAAACTTCCAATAAATGTTTGGTTTCTTTCACTCTATCTCAGGTACATTATCTGTTCCAAATACCTGGTGCAATGGCAGGATAGAGGAGAACTTAAACACATAGAAATGagaaatattttacattaaTACAGCCAATTCCAAAATGTAGAAATTCCCATAATTATCTTTTTTCTTTCACCATGCTTTTTGGGCAAGCTGCAAAAGTTCGAATATATATTGGGTAAATTCGGCTTGCAAGCTATCCAATAATATGCCATATCTTGAATTAAAAACCTCCTTTAGTTATtccaagtacattt harbors:
- the LOC114560717 gene encoding diacylglycerol O-acyltransferase 1 isoform X4, producing MTSEFNHSNLQTPAVEEPSDSEMAAMRKRFSSFCSSSSAEENSAGLYDSVPIWATDPPSEQEHACAALLCCHRSQDSLLSSNSSFTGYRGILNWIIILLVLTHAHLFLENFIQHGFLIDVKKVLEHLIEDNCNWPSVNLILAANMFAITALLLERSQEKGMLSPTNGHRLHLTNLGLLLLFPAAVIVHEHTISTGGAFFSLWFYTALGMKLYSYQETNRWYRQAHLTDAERDKNVSVAQKAHKEELTFQDLYYFLFAPTLCYQRDFPCTPKVHINKLLHRLLEMVTVIQIMVGIVQQWIEPIFQRSENSFSSMDITMRVEHLVGLVNCYASVIVIFMERYNSDHFLAELEYSLSEMVSQTCIHSAGGKERAPITGRVTGLPDVSCSFRVFGCSASA
- the LOC114560717 gene encoding diacylglycerol O-acyltransferase 1 isoform X3; the encoded protein is MTSEFNHSNLQTPAVEEPSDSEMAAMRKRFSSFCSSSSAEENSAGLYDSVPIWATDPPSEQEHACAALLCCHRSQDSLLSSNSSFTGYRGILNWIIILLVLTHAHLFLENFIQHGFLIDVKKVLEHLIEDNCNWPSVNLILAANMFAITALLLERSQEKGMLSPTNGHRLHLTNLGLLLLFPAAVIVHEHTISTGGAFFSLWFYTALGMKLYSYQETNRWYRQAHLTDAERDKNVSVAQKAHKEELTFQDLYYFLFAPTLCYQRDFPCTPKVHINKLLHRLLEMVTVIQIMVGIVQQWIEPIFQRSENSFSSMDITMRVEHLVGLVAPTHFLWLLFFFLSHSYLNFCAELLRFGDRHFYGDWWNATTLITFWQNWNIPFQKWCHRTCPHYRQSYWSS
- the LOC114560717 gene encoding diacylglycerol O-acyltransferase 1 isoform X6 produces the protein MTSEFNHSNLQTPAVEEPSDSEMAAMRKRFSSFCSSSSAEENSAGLYDSVPIWATDPPSEQEHACAALLCCHRSQDSLLSSNSSFTGYRGILNWIIILLVLTHAHLFLENFIQHGFLIDVKKVLEHLIEDNCNWPSVNLILAANMFAITALLLERSQEKGMLSPTNGHRLHLTNLGLLLLFPAAVIVHEHTISTGGAFFSLWFYTALGMKLYSYQETNRWYRQAHLTDAERDKNVSVAQKAHKEELTFQDLYYFLFAPTLCYQRDFPCTPKVHINKLLHRLLEMVTVIQIMVGIVQQWIEPIFQRSENSFSSMDITMRVEHLVGLVNCYASVIVIFMVIGGTLQL
- the LOC114560717 gene encoding diacylglycerol O-acyltransferase 1 isoform X5, which translates into the protein MTSEFNHSNLQTPAVEEPSDSEMAAMRKRFSSFCSSSSAEENSAGLYDSVPIWATDPPSEQEHACAALLCCHRSQDSLLSSNSSFTGYRGILNWIIILLVLTHAHLFLENFIQHGFLIDVKKVLEHLIEDNCNWPSVNLILAANMFAITALLLERSQEKGMLSPTNGHRLHLTNLGLLLLFPAAVIVHEHTISTGGAFFSLWFYTALGMKLYSYQETNRWYRQAHLTDAERDKNVSVAQKAHKEELTFQDLYYFLFAPTLCYQRDFPCTPKVHINKLLHRLLEMVTVIQIMVGIVQQWIEPIFQRSENSFSSMDITMRVEHLVGLVAPTHFLWLLFFFLSHSYLNFCAELLRFGDRHFYGTLQL
- the LOC114560717 gene encoding diacylglycerol O-acyltransferase 1 isoform X1 translates to MTSEFNHSNLQTPAVEEPSDSEMAAMRKRFSSFCSSSSAEENSAGLYDSVPIWATDPPSEQEHACAALLCCHRSQDSLLSSNSSFTGYRGILNWIIILLVLTHAHLFLENFIQHGFLIDVKKVLEHLIEDNCNWPSVNLILAANMFAITALLLERSQEKGMLSPTNGHRLHLTNLGLLLLFPAAVIVHEHTISTGGAFFSLWFYTALGMKLYSYQETNRWYRQAHLTDAERDKNVSVAQKAHKEELTFQDLYYFLFAPTLCYQRDFPCTPKVHINKLLHRLLEMVTVIQIMVGIVQQWIEPIFQRSENSFSSMDITMRVEHLVGLVAPTHFLWLLFFFLSHSYLNFCAELLRFGDRHFYGDWWNATTLITFWQNWNIPFQKWCHRHVYTRLVEKNVPPLQAELLVFLMSAALLEYLVALPLHSCRLWIFLMMLFELLVAVFLTNYFQGNYGNGLVWLCLLLGPLLAVITYFHDHYISFHRHHYQSSSLPLTSDHRLPSAVFQTH
- the LOC114560717 gene encoding diacylglycerol O-acyltransferase 1 isoform X2, producing the protein MTSEFNHSNLQTPAVEEPSDSEMAAMRKRFSSFCSSSSAEENSAGLYDSVPIWATDPPSEQEHACAALLCCHRSQDSLLSSNSSFTGYRGILNWIIILLVLTHAHLFLENFIQHGFLIDVKKVLEHLIEDNCNWPSVNLILAANMFAITALLLERSQEKGMLSPTNGHRLHLTNLGLLLLFPAAVIVHEHTISTGGAFFSLWFYTALGMKLYSYQETNRWYRQAHLTDAERDKNVSVAQKAHKEELTFQDLYYFLFAPTLCYQRDFPCTPKVHINKLLHRLLEMVTVIQIMVGIVQQWIEPIFQRSENSFSSMDITMRVEHLVGLVNCYASVIVIFMERYNSDHFLAELEYSLSEMVSQNVPPLQAELLVFLMSAALLEYLVALPLHSCRLWIFLMMLFELLVAVFLTNYFQGNYGNGLVWLCLLLGPLLAVITYFHDHYISFHRHHYQSSSLPLTSDHRLPSAVFQTH